Proteins from a genomic interval of Hypomesus transpacificus isolate Combined female unplaced genomic scaffold, fHypTra1 scaffold_84, whole genome shotgun sequence:
- the tbca gene encoding tubulin-specific chaperone A isoform X2, giving the protein MADPRIRQIKIKTGIVKRLVKDKMMYTKEASLQEEKVEKIKAEAGCEHVIRKQLEVLQESRMMIPDCQRRLSIAHGELQQLLETEEDLAESAEYVEARTVLDSVKLEG; this is encoded by the exons ATGGCGGATCCTAGAATACggcaaattaaaataaaaacaggTATTGTTAAACG ACTGGTGAAGGATAAGATGATGTACACCAAGGAGGCCTCGCTccaggaggagaaggtggagaagatcaaggctgaggctgggtgtgAACATGTCATCAGGAAACAG ttggAGGTGTTGCAGGAGTCCAGAATGATGATCCCAGACTGCCAGCGTCGCCTCTCCATCGCCCACGGCGAGCTACAGCAGCTGCTG GAAACCGAGGAAGACTTGGCCGAATCAGCGGAGTACGTAGAGGCCAGAACCGTATTGGACTCAGTGAAGCTTGAAGGATGA
- the tbca gene encoding tubulin-specific chaperone A isoform X1, protein MADPRIRQIKIKTGIVKRLVKDKMMYTKEASLQEEKVEKIKAEAGCEHVIRKQLEVLQESRMMIPDCQRRLSIAHGELQQLLETQEVRLALPLPPTPSPSITHWETHTHTHTPPHTRTHTVPHHSSLAVLSPQWPL, encoded by the exons ATGGCGGATCCTAGAATACggcaaattaaaataaaaacaggTATTGTTAAACG ACTGGTGAAGGATAAGATGATGTACACCAAGGAGGCCTCGCTccaggaggagaaggtggagaagatcaaggctgaggctgggtgtgAACATGTCATCAGGAAACAG ttggAGGTGTTGCAGGAGTCCAGAATGATGATCCCAGACTGCCAGCGTCGCCTCTCCATCGCCCACGGCGAGCTACAGCAGCTGCTG GAAACCCAGGAGGTTAGACTTGCCTTGcctctaccccccaccccctcaccctcaatCACCcactgggagacacacacacacacccacacacccccacacactcgtacacacactGTGCCTCATCACAGTTCATTAGCAGTGCTGTCACCACAGTGGCCACTATAG